A genomic region of Deltaproteobacteria bacterium contains the following coding sequences:
- the rho gene encoding transcription termination factor Rho, whose protein sequence is MEELTERAESLAVENLAGMRKQDLVFAILKANADARGRIYSEGVLETLPDGFGFLRSPDESYLAGPDDVYVSPSQIRRFGLRTGDSIRGQIRPPKDGERYFALLKVETINFEPPEQIRHRINFDNLTPLYPEEKFRLESASAGYTGRIIDLIAPLGKGQRALITSPPKAGKTMILKDIANAIAENHPEVYLIVLLIDERPEEVTDMQRNVKAEVISSTFDEPATRHVQVADMVIEKAKRLVEHKRDVVILLDSITRLARAHNTVVPHSGKILSGGVDSNALHKPKRFFGAARNVEEGGSLTIVGTALIETGSRMDEVIFEEFKGTGNSELVLDRKLADRRTYPAIDINRSATRREELLLDEKTLNRMYILRKVLSPLNPVDSMEFLLEKIKATDSNDEFLESMNS, encoded by the coding sequence ATGGAGGAGCTCACCGAGCGCGCCGAGTCGCTCGCGGTCGAGAACCTGGCCGGGATGCGCAAGCAGGACCTGGTCTTCGCGATCCTCAAGGCCAACGCCGACGCGCGCGGCCGCATCTACTCCGAGGGCGTCCTCGAGACGCTGCCCGACGGCTTCGGCTTCCTGCGCTCGCCCGACGAGAGCTACCTCGCCGGCCCCGACGACGTCTACGTGTCGCCCTCGCAGATCCGCCGCTTCGGCCTGCGCACCGGCGACTCGATCCGCGGCCAGATCCGCCCGCCCAAGGACGGCGAGCGCTACTTCGCGCTGCTCAAGGTCGAGACCATCAACTTCGAGCCCCCGGAGCAGATCCGGCACCGCATCAACTTCGACAACCTGACCCCGCTCTACCCCGAGGAGAAGTTCCGCCTCGAGTCGGCGAGCGCCGGCTACACGGGCCGCATCATCGACCTGATCGCGCCGCTCGGAAAGGGCCAGCGCGCGCTCATCACCTCGCCGCCCAAGGCCGGCAAGACGATGATCCTGAAGGACATCGCCAACGCGATCGCCGAGAACCACCCCGAGGTCTACCTGATCGTGCTGCTGATCGACGAGCGGCCCGAGGAGGTGACCGACATGCAGCGCAACGTGAAGGCCGAGGTGATCTCCTCGACCTTCGACGAGCCGGCCACCCGCCACGTCCAGGTGGCCGACATGGTGATCGAGAAGGCCAAGCGCCTGGTCGAGCACAAGCGCGACGTGGTGATCCTGCTCGACTCGATCACGCGCCTCGCGCGCGCCCACAACACGGTGGTGCCGCACTCGGGCAAGATCCTCTCGGGCGGCGTGGACTCGAACGCCCTGCACAAGCCGAAGCGCTTCTTCGGCGCCGCGCGCAACGTCGAGGAGGGCGGCAGCCTCACGATCGTGGGCACCGCCCTGATCGAGACCGGCTCGCGGATGGACGAGGTGATCTTCGAGGAGTTCAAGGGCACCGGCAACAGCGAGCTCGTGCTCGACCGCAAGCTCGCCGACCGCCGCACCTACCCGGCCATCGACATCAACCGCTCGGCGACGCGCCGCGAGGAGCTGCTCCTCGACGAGAAGACCCTGAACCGCATGTACATCCTGCGCAAGGTGCTCTCGCCGCTGAACCCGGTGGACTCGATGGAGTTCCTGCTCGAGAAGATCAAGGCCACCGACAGCAACGACGAGTTCCTGGAGTCGATGAACTCGTAG